A portion of the Salarias fasciatus chromosome 15, fSalaFa1.1, whole genome shotgun sequence genome contains these proteins:
- the taf1a gene encoding TATA box-binding protein-associated factor RNA polymerase I subunit A, which yields MDDLENELCSLDEDLHEDSDFIENDSKKRKKPKLPLANVMRGDAVRETGFHRNTRMCLEHIRDAMLHHRWQEAAEYMACYSQILEDTAHNKAPQNKETVWRIGTEILHHHPKSTLADYKNIYERMKQSGIRHYLMICLEQSFHLMLHGHVADAKQQLSAGESWRYGKESAAQHQRIKLVQAYRSLLDYVSWCEKKSTASGSKYFDSDDHHSVHSYFRQASVSLRDILKSPGVWDPFILSYVEMLEFYEAHDEALKMLNDYAYDSSFPPNPNAHVYLYQYLKRHNAPEKNLMKVLKVLYALVPSHELALEYTSLLLRSEKSNAAHIALEVVLHMLDFACWRRNLGVWEQLQTIIQQLQTKADWQGVVTEKMAPRKDWWPALHFTSSHASQDSGENPELFRVKSSLSEVLLPDCSLKYTTEQKTNGKTPDSTTSGNNKVPMSSGGKRKLLKRRLDE from the exons ATGGACGACTTGGAAAATGAGCTGTGTTCCCTTGACGAAGACTTACATGAAGACAGTGACTTCATTGAGAACGACtcgaaaaaaaggaaaaaaccaAAGCTTCCTCTGGCAAACGTCATGCGTGGTG ACGCTGTGCGTGAAACGGGGTTTCACCGGAACACCCGCATGTGTCTGGAGCACATCAGAGACGCCATGCTGCACCACAGGTGGCAGGAGGCAGCGGAATACATGGCATGCTACAGCCAGATTTTAGAAGACACAGCGCATAACAAAGCTCCGCAGAATAAAGAG ACTGTTTGGAGAATCGGCACCGAGATCCTTCATCATCATCCCAAGTCGACCCTGGCGGATTACAAGAACATCTACGAGAGAATGAAGCAGTCCGGAATTCGACATTACCTGATG ATTTGCTTGGAACAATCTTTCCACCTGATGCTCCACGGCCACGTTGCAGATGCcaagcagcagctctctgcaggcGAGAGCTGGAGGTACGGGAAGGAGTCTGCAGCTCAGCATCAGAGGATCAAGCTGGTCCAGGCCTACAGGAGTCTGCTGGACTACGTCAGCTGGTGCGAGAAGAAGTCCACAGCCAGCGGCAGCA AATATTTTGATTCTGATGACCACCACAGTGTCCACAGCTACTTCAGGCAAGCCTCTGTGAGTCTGAGGGACATTTTGAAAAGTCCAGGCGTCTGGGATCCCTTCATCCTGAGCTACGTCGAG ATGCTGGAGTTTTACGAAGCTCACGACGAGGCTCTGAAGATGCTGAACGACTACGCCTACGACAGCAGCTTTCCACCGAACCCCAACGCCCACGTGTACCTGTACCAGTACTTGAAGCGACACAACGCTCCCGAGAAAAACCTCATGAAAGTCTTGAAG gttctgtacGCACTGGTGCCGAGCCATGAGCTGGCGCTGGAGTAcacctccctcctgctgcgcTCAG agaaaagcAATGCTGCCCACATAGCTTTAGAAGTTGTTCTTCACATGCTGGACTttgcctgctggaggagaaaccTGGGCGTGTGGGAACAATTACAGACCATTATTCAACAGCTGCAGACAAA AGCCGACTGGCAGGGCGTCGTCACTGAAAAGATGGCTCCGAGGAAGGACTGGTGGCCAGCGCTGCATTTCACCAGCTCACATGCAAGTCAGGACTCTGGAGAGAACCCCGAGCTGTTCAGAGTGAAATCCTCGCTGAGTGAAGTCCTTCTCCCCG